One region of Nitrosopumilaceae archaeon genomic DNA includes:
- a CDS encoding GNAT family N-acetyltransferase, giving the protein MIFSQSGNLEYDKDSILKLTRKIFGETEISNPDFFEWQYLKNPEGNAIVITAKDDENGNSVVGVESILPMSIIVNQKIVKASLSCNSYVDPDYRKKGIFSKLISTVQEESVKKGISCIYGVANDNSFNSFMKKGSFEIVDLPILFRPLRLSDYFSFPLNVILRPFDNLWKVDRKINPMISDYDVDFDESFEILSEKASKRIPIIQRRTKEFLNWRYRNNPTRKYKTFVLKKNSILKGYTIARKTQVNGKSVGIIVDFVVDSDENSEVIKDLLIATLEYFWNLGVSFVIATCGTSALEFQLLRQNGFKIAPKFLKPQSSHFILIHSDSNSGMEQLKKYDNWFFSFGDYDVF; this is encoded by the coding sequence ATGATATTTTCACAGTCTGGTAATTTGGAATATGATAAGGATTCTATTCTAAAACTAACACGAAAAATCTTTGGTGAAACAGAGATATCTAATCCCGATTTTTTTGAATGGCAATATTTGAAGAACCCGGAAGGAAACGCCATTGTTATAACTGCAAAAGATGATGAAAATGGTAATTCTGTTGTGGGAGTTGAATCTATACTTCCAATGAGCATCATTGTTAATCAAAAGATCGTGAAAGCATCACTATCATGTAATTCATACGTAGATCCAGATTATAGGAAAAAAGGAATATTTTCTAAGCTAATTTCAACCGTTCAAGAAGAATCTGTAAAAAAAGGAATTTCATGTATTTACGGAGTTGCAAATGATAACTCGTTTAACTCATTTATGAAGAAGGGATCATTTGAGATTGTTGATCTGCCAATTTTATTTCGGCCATTACGATTATCAGATTATTTTTCTTTTCCTTTGAATGTCATTTTGCGTCCTTTTGATAATTTATGGAAAGTTGACAGAAAGATCAATCCCATGATATCTGATTATGATGTAGATTTTGATGAAAGTTTTGAGATATTGTCTGAAAAAGCAAGCAAAAGAATTCCTATTATTCAAAGACGAACAAAAGAATTTCTTAACTGGAGATATAGAAATAATCCGACAAGAAAGTACAAGACCTTTGTATTGAAGAAAAACTCTATACTAAAAGGATACACAATTGCAAGGAAAACTCAAGTAAATGGCAAATCAGTTGGAATAATTGTAGACTTTGTGGTAGATTCTGATGAAAATAGTGAAGTAATCAAGGACTTGTTAATTGCAACACTTGAATATTTCTGGAATTTGGGAGTATCATTTGTAATTGCAACATGTGGAACTTCTGCATTGGAATTCCAATTACTTCGTCAGAATGGTTTTAAAATTGCACCAAAATTCCTAAAACCTCAATCCTCTCACTTTATACTAATTCATTCTGATTCAAACAGCGGGATGGAACAATTAAAGAAATACGATAACTGGTTCTTTTCATTTGGTGACTATGATGTTTTCTAA
- a CDS encoding polysaccharide deacetylase family protein, with the protein MNLLGIDFEDWFHPELIQRHITGKEKNPTVINGINKILDWLRKNETFATFFIVGELIEARPELLDKITNGGHEIAFHTMYHTRIDAPNFKEKFIEELKLFDKITSKRSKGFRAPSFSLNHSSSWLIDVLSSHNYQYDSSVVPAKTKLYGIPNAETKPYRITSSTLEHNDPVGTIIEFPMLTTRIMGYTIPACGGFYLRFLPLNIIERAIKHENKQGIPATFFIHSWELTPELMPKIDLPFSDSFITYHNLGKALSKMDTLIKKFKFTSFERFISQKGVSSF; encoded by the coding sequence ATGAATCTCCTCGGAATAGACTTTGAGGATTGGTTTCACCCAGAACTTATCCAACGTCACATAACCGGAAAAGAAAAGAATCCCACGGTAATAAATGGTATAAACAAGATATTAGATTGGCTGCGTAAAAATGAAACTTTTGCTACTTTTTTTATCGTAGGAGAATTAATTGAAGCAAGACCTGAACTTTTGGACAAAATAACTAATGGCGGACATGAGATTGCATTTCACACCATGTATCACACTAGAATAGATGCTCCAAACTTTAAAGAGAAATTCATAGAAGAATTAAAGCTATTTGATAAGATTACTTCCAAGCGGTCAAAAGGTTTCAGAGCACCTTCATTTTCGTTAAACCACTCTAGTTCATGGTTAATCGATGTTTTGTCAAGTCATAACTATCAGTATGATAGCAGTGTAGTGCCTGCAAAAACAAAATTATATGGAATTCCTAACGCAGAAACTAAACCATATAGAATAACCAGTTCAACATTAGAACACAACGATCCAGTTGGTACAATAATCGAATTTCCCATGTTAACTACACGCATTATGGGGTATACAATTCCAGCTTGTGGAGGATTTTATTTGAGATTTCTTCCATTAAATATCATAGAAAGAGCAATCAAACATGAGAACAAACAAGGTATTCCTGCTACATTTTTCATTCATTCCTGGGAACTCACACCTGAATTAATGCCAAAAATTGATTTGCCTTTCTCAGACAGTTTCATTACATATCACAATCTTGGTAAAGCACTTTCCAAGATGGACACTTTGATAAAGAAATTCAAGTTTACTTCTTTTGAAAGATTTATTTCTCAAAAAGGCGTGTCTTCGTTTTAA
- a CDS encoding SDR family NAD(P)-dependent oxidoreductase, protein MRVLITGGTGFVGSHLCDELLKDGHEVTLLARNDDKRQNVIQNLDKIRLEYVDVTNFTQLEKSIENNNPEVIFHLAGETSHKKSFDNPLYDVDVNSKSTLCILEKIKKINPKCRFILGSTFIVIGRPSQLPVTEETACNPTTVYGINRLSSEHFSKIYHNVYGLDTVVFRITNSFGPREQSETPIKNALNFLIYQAYKSKEVTIYNKGQFFRDVIYISDVVSSLKTLMNKGKSGNLYWISSYKKTWFYEIGTWLEELTGSKIKYIDPPQYTEKVDVGNFLVDNTKLSSLGWKIEVPVKDGIKKTIQFFEKEGK, encoded by the coding sequence ATGAGAGTACTAATTACTGGCGGAACAGGATTTGTGGGAAGTCATCTATGTGATGAATTGCTAAAAGATGGACACGAAGTTACGCTGTTGGCAAGAAATGATGACAAAAGACAGAATGTTATACAAAATCTAGACAAAATACGATTGGAATATGTCGATGTTACAAATTTTACTCAACTTGAAAAAAGTATAGAAAATAATAATCCTGAAGTTATATTTCACCTGGCCGGTGAGACTTCCCATAAGAAATCATTTGATAATCCTCTCTATGATGTGGACGTGAATTCAAAATCTACTCTTTGCATTTTGGAGAAAATTAAGAAAATAAATCCAAAATGCAGATTTATCTTGGGTAGTACATTCATTGTAATAGGAAGACCATCTCAACTTCCAGTTACTGAAGAAACGGCTTGTAATCCCACAACTGTTTATGGTATCAATAGGCTATCAAGCGAACACTTTTCAAAAATATATCATAATGTATATGGTTTAGATACTGTTGTATTTAGAATAACGAATTCTTTTGGACCTAGAGAGCAGTCAGAAACTCCGATAAAAAACGCTCTGAATTTCTTGATATATCAAGCATACAAAAGCAAAGAGGTCACAATTTACAACAAAGGACAATTCTTTAGAGATGTGATTTACATTTCTGATGTTGTATCATCTCTTAAAACTCTGATGAATAAAGGAAAATCTGGAAATTTGTATTGGATCTCATCATATAAGAAAACTTGGTTTTATGAAATAGGAACTTGGTTGGAGGAACTAACAGGTTCTAAAATAAAATACATAGATCCTCCACAATACACTGAAAAAGTCGATGTGGGAAATTTTCTAGTGGACAATACAAAACTGAGTTCTCTAGGATGGAAGATCGAGGTTCCTGTAAAAGATGGGATAAAAAAAACAATTCAATTCTTTGAAAAAGAAGGAAAATAA
- a CDS encoding glycosyltransferase family 4 protein, which translates to MKNVILKTRFKGAILHGLYNEMIKNPPQGYKILTPSGQEKSPLTKVTFQIDNNFYKRFLYQFGALPYLTIQLRGEKIDYNNCDLIFAAQHLLKTEKPWVVDLEFVNALAGYCNIYLVRNSISKKLKSKECKAILPWSNWGSDTLQNSINCTAFKDKIRVVRYTVPPKNKRNYVGKSGIRMLFVGSINQCGRMREMYKALYENVEAFIQLQDKYDDLELVIRSSVTPEVRKRTSKYPNIKIIDTLLSDAQMEDLYRSADIFPHVGYEALNLSTLEAMSYGIPVIATNLYNIPEAIAHMKNGMLIDLPDSRLFYTKYGCPNEYSNPPIDTMKKFRTSMIDKTKDCMRMLIDDSSLRHSIGREAQHAIESGEFSMKHKNSILKEIFDRATG; encoded by the coding sequence TTGAAAAATGTAATTCTTAAAACTCGATTCAAAGGTGCCATATTACATGGCTTATACAATGAGATGATCAAGAATCCGCCTCAAGGCTATAAAATTCTGACACCAAGCGGGCAAGAAAAAAGCCCACTTACAAAAGTCACATTCCAAATAGACAATAATTTCTATAAAAGATTCTTGTATCAATTTGGTGCACTACCATATCTTACCATACAATTGAGAGGTGAAAAAATCGATTATAATAACTGTGATTTAATTTTTGCAGCTCAACACCTTCTCAAAACAGAAAAACCGTGGGTTGTTGATCTTGAATTTGTAAATGCACTTGCTGGTTACTGTAACATTTACTTGGTAAGAAATTCAATTTCAAAAAAATTGAAGTCAAAAGAATGCAAAGCCATCTTACCATGGAGTAATTGGGGTTCAGATACATTGCAAAATTCAATTAATTGTACAGCATTCAAAGACAAGATAAGAGTTGTGAGATACACAGTACCTCCTAAAAATAAAAGAAACTATGTAGGAAAATCTGGAATTCGTATGCTTTTTGTTGGCAGCATAAATCAATGTGGAAGAATGAGAGAGATGTACAAGGCGCTGTATGAAAATGTAGAGGCTTTTATTCAATTACAAGACAAATATGATGATCTTGAGCTTGTGATCAGATCAAGTGTTACTCCAGAGGTAAGAAAAAGAACAAGCAAGTATCCAAACATCAAGATAATAGACACTCTCCTGTCAGATGCTCAAATGGAGGACCTTTATCGCTCTGCCGACATATTTCCACATGTAGGATATGAGGCCTTGAATTTGTCAACTTTGGAGGCTATGAGTTATGGGATTCCAGTAATAGCAACCAATCTCTACAACATACCAGAAGCTATAGCCCATATGAAAAATGGAATGTTAATAGACTTGCCAGATTCTAGGTTATTTTACACCAAATATGGATGTCCAAATGAATATTCAAATCCTCCCATTGACACTATGAAAAAATTCAGAACGTCAATGATAGATAAAACCAAGGATTGTATGAGGATGTTAATTGATGATTCATCTTTACGTCATAGTATAGGAAGAGAAGCACAACATGCAATTGAAAGCGGGGAATTTTCAATGAAACATAAAAATTCTATTTTAAAAGAAATTTTTGACAGGGCCACAGGTTAA
- a CDS encoding SDR family NAD(P)-dependent oxidoreductase — MNKNSRLRNRRVLVTGGAGFIGSEVVRQLHGLGAKVIVFDNYSSGRRRYLDEILGVHQIKGNITNSVKVNEVVNKSDYIINLAALPFIPDSYYYPAEFFKVNAEGTINMAMAAIRSKRIKGFVHISTSEVYGSAKTVPMSEEHPTLPQSTYATSKLAGERAIFTLHKEHGFPAVIIRPFNSYGPRITQPYIIPEIISQMFHNKNFVKLGNVESFRDFTYVSDTARGIISALTEDKAIGETINIGSNKSYKIKDLVLLVAKILEKKVKIVIDKERFRPFDVQKLVCDYHKAKKLLGWTPTVPIDEGLTKTIDWMRNNSPDFATPFEGWAKTYRMNLSHKK, encoded by the coding sequence TTGAACAAAAATAGCAGATTAAGAAACAGACGAGTTCTTGTTACTGGTGGTGCAGGCTTCATAGGCTCTGAAGTTGTAAGACAGCTACATGGTTTGGGAGCAAAAGTAATTGTGTTTGATAATTATTCTTCTGGTAGAAGAAGATATTTGGATGAAATTCTTGGTGTTCATCAGATCAAAGGCAACATTACAAATTCTGTGAAGGTAAACGAAGTTGTCAACAAATCTGATTACATAATAAACCTTGCAGCTTTGCCATTCATACCTGATTCATACTATTATCCTGCAGAATTTTTCAAAGTAAATGCAGAGGGTACTATTAACATGGCAATGGCAGCAATTAGATCCAAGCGAATCAAAGGTTTTGTTCACATCTCAACTAGTGAAGTATATGGTAGTGCCAAAACTGTTCCAATGTCAGAAGAACACCCAACTTTACCACAATCAACATACGCAACAAGTAAACTTGCCGGGGAAAGAGCGATATTTACTTTACATAAAGAGCATGGCTTTCCAGCTGTTATCATAAGGCCATTTAATAGCTATGGACCAAGGATAACTCAACCATATATAATTCCAGAAATAATAAGCCAGATGTTTCATAACAAGAATTTTGTGAAATTAGGAAATGTTGAATCATTCAGAGACTTTACATATGTTTCAGATACAGCTAGAGGAATAATATCAGCACTGACAGAAGATAAAGCGATAGGAGAAACTATCAACATAGGAAGCAACAAAAGTTATAAAATAAAAGACCTTGTATTGTTGGTAGCAAAAATTCTCGAGAAAAAGGTCAAGATAGTGATAGATAAAGAACGATTTAGACCATTTGATGTTCAAAAGTTGGTATGCGATTATCACAAAGCCAAAAAATTACTTGGGTGGACACCCACAGTACCTATTGACGAAGGTCTGACAAAAACAATAGATTGGATGAGGAACAATTCACCAGATTTTGCTACTCCTTTTGAGGGATGGGCAAAAACATACAGAATGAACCTAAGTCACAAGAAATGA
- a CDS encoding DegT/DnrJ/EryC1/StrS family aminotransferase, producing MTSVKPTIIKLIRKNFEKRHEFIPGKTRIALIEPAFGPDEVIEALDSLLTTNVTMGKKVKRFEHLFSRYIKSRFSSMVNSGSSANLVALSALTNPWFQRRIKKNTEVITPAVTWATTVYPLYNLNLKPKFVDINLENFCMKTDDLDRAVSSNTSLLLPVHLLGNVCDMSIIKEVATKKDLLIMEDCCEAHGAEFKGKKVGTLGDIGTFSFFLSHHITTMEGGMVVTNDESLHELSKALRAFGWIRDLKLKEKFMSKYPHIDPRYLFVNLGYNFRPLEIQGAFGIHQIAKLENFIKIRKENARYWSRRFSQYEDYFILTKETPHTRSVYFCYPLTIKKDAPFDRKHLLNYLKTKKIETRPIMSGNFLEQPTIEFIPHAKYGKLENSKLAMRNSFFFGNHHEIDKPQREYVVDVIAQFIECKLWKR from the coding sequence ATGACCTCAGTAAAACCAACAATTATCAAATTAATACGAAAGAACTTTGAAAAGCGACACGAATTCATCCCTGGAAAAACTAGAATAGCTCTTATCGAGCCAGCGTTTGGGCCAGATGAAGTTATAGAAGCATTGGATTCACTGCTTACCACAAATGTTACAATGGGCAAGAAAGTAAAGAGATTTGAGCATCTTTTTTCAAGATACATCAAATCTCGTTTTTCATCAATGGTAAATTCTGGTTCTTCAGCTAATTTAGTTGCGCTATCAGCATTAACTAATCCTTGGTTCCAACGAAGGATTAAAAAAAATACAGAAGTAATAACACCTGCAGTCACATGGGCTACTACAGTATATCCTCTATACAATCTTAATTTAAAACCAAAATTCGTGGATATCAATTTAGAAAATTTCTGCATGAAAACAGACGATTTGGATAGAGCAGTTTCTTCTAATACTTCCTTGCTTTTGCCAGTACATCTACTTGGTAACGTTTGTGACATGTCTATTATAAAAGAAGTAGCTACAAAAAAAGATCTTCTGATAATGGAGGATTGTTGTGAAGCTCACGGCGCAGAATTTAAAGGAAAAAAGGTCGGAACATTAGGAGACATAGGAACTTTCAGTTTCTTTCTTTCTCATCACATCACCACCATGGAAGGTGGAATGGTAGTAACGAATGACGAATCATTGCACGAATTGTCAAAAGCATTAAGAGCATTTGGTTGGATTCGAGATCTCAAACTAAAAGAGAAATTCATGAGTAAATACCCGCACATAGATCCAAGATATTTATTTGTAAACTTGGGATATAATTTTAGGCCTTTAGAGATTCAAGGAGCTTTTGGCATTCATCAAATAGCAAAACTAGAAAACTTCATAAAAATAAGAAAAGAAAATGCAAGATATTGGAGTAGGAGATTTTCACAATATGAAGATTACTTCATACTAACTAAGGAAACTCCCCATACAAGGTCGGTTTATTTTTGTTATCCATTAACAATTAAAAAAGACGCTCCTTTTGACAGAAAACATTTGTTAAATTATTTGAAGACAAAGAAAATAGAAACGCGCCCAATAATGTCAGGTAACTTTTTAGAACAACCAACTATAGAGTTTATTCCTCATGCAAAGTATGGTAAATTAGAAAATTCAAAATTAGCTATGCGTAACTCATTTTTCTTTGGAAATCATCATGAAATAGATAAGCCCCAACGAGAATATGTTGTAGATGTGATAGCACAGTTCATAGAATGCAAATTGTGGAAACGATGA
- a CDS encoding NAD-dependent epimerase/dehydratase family protein produces MDLKGEKTVVTGGSGFLGSRIVKFLEEKGVEDITVPRSDTCDLRIAENCAMITKGVDIVFHAAGNVGGIGYNKDHPGSVFYDNIMMDTLMMEESRKNNVKKFIAIGTVCSYPKFVDVPFSEEKIWEGYPEETNASYGLSKKMLIVQSDAYRQQYNFKSIVLVQTNLYGPGDNFDPSTSHVIPSLIKKIHDAKILNQHEIELWGDGSPSRDFLYVDDAARAAILAAEKYEKSEPINIGSGKEITIKELAELIIKLMNADLRIRWNTQKPNGQPRRCLNIEKAKKEIGFIPIVNIEDGLKKTIEWYERQQENNK; encoded by the coding sequence ATGGATTTGAAAGGGGAAAAAACTGTAGTAACAGGCGGATCAGGATTCCTTGGATCTAGAATAGTAAAATTCCTTGAAGAAAAAGGAGTAGAAGACATCACAGTACCACGTTCAGATACTTGTGATTTGAGAATTGCTGAAAATTGTGCAATGATTACAAAAGGTGTAGATATTGTATTTCATGCTGCAGGAAATGTTGGAGGCATAGGGTATAACAAAGATCATCCCGGTTCTGTGTTTTATGATAATATAATGATGGATACATTGATGATGGAAGAAAGCAGAAAGAATAACGTAAAAAAATTTATTGCTATAGGTACTGTGTGTAGTTATCCCAAATTTGTGGATGTACCATTTTCTGAAGAAAAAATTTGGGAAGGATATCCTGAGGAAACAAATGCGTCATATGGTCTTTCCAAAAAAATGTTAATAGTTCAATCAGATGCATATCGTCAACAATATAATTTTAAATCAATAGTGCTTGTACAAACAAATCTATATGGACCAGGTGATAATTTCGATCCCAGTACCTCCCATGTAATACCGTCCTTGATAAAAAAAATTCATGATGCAAAAATACTTAATCAACACGAAATTGAGCTTTGGGGAGACGGAAGCCCGTCACGAGACTTTTTATATGTAGATGATGCCGCAAGAGCTGCTATTTTAGCAGCTGAGAAATATGAAAAAAGCGAACCAATCAATATAGGAAGTGGTAAAGAAATTACCATAAAAGAATTGGCAGAATTAATAATTAAATTAATGAATGCAGATCTCAGGATAAGATGGAATACACAAAAACCAAACGGACAACCACGTCGTTGTCTTAATATCGAAAAAGCAAAAAAAGAGATAGGGTTTATTCCAATTGTGAATATAGAAGACGGTTTAAAGAAAACTATAGAATGGTATGAAAGACAGCAAGAAAATAACAAATGA
- a CDS encoding glycosyltransferase family 2 protein, whose translation MIVVGIPAYNEEKNIARIIVKLQEVADKIIVCNDGSTDSTGIIAEKMGAVVVNHPKNLGYGAGIRSIFLKASELDSDILVTFDADGQHRVEDIQAVLEPIIKNEADIVIGSRFLSGNDKNVPAYRKVGIKTITNITNTSTDLNLTDSQSGFRAYNKKVLKDIVPSEYGMGVSTEILIKASKREYKIKEVPITVLYDGDTSTHHPVSHGISVILSTMKFVSIEHPLKFYGIPGLIFLTIGLFFIVWTLEEFTLTRQVWTNISLIGIGSIILGTMLTMTSIMLYSLINVVRERRSD comes from the coding sequence TTGATAGTAGTAGGAATACCAGCATATAACGAAGAAAAAAACATAGCAAGAATAATCGTAAAATTACAAGAAGTCGCTGACAAAATAATAGTATGTAATGATGGTTCTACTGATTCCACGGGAATCATAGCTGAAAAAATGGGCGCCGTTGTTGTAAATCATCCAAAAAATCTAGGATACGGTGCTGGTATTAGAAGTATATTTCTCAAAGCATCAGAATTAGATTCAGATATACTTGTGACATTTGATGCAGATGGGCAACATAGAGTAGAAGATATTCAGGCAGTATTAGAACCAATTATTAAAAACGAGGCAGATATTGTTATTGGATCTAGGTTTCTAAGTGGAAATGACAAAAATGTTCCAGCGTATAGAAAAGTCGGCATAAAAACAATAACAAATATTACAAATACTTCAACAGATCTGAACCTAACTGATTCTCAGAGTGGTTTTAGAGCGTATAACAAAAAAGTTCTAAAAGATATTGTTCCTTCTGAATATGGAATGGGTGTTTCAACTGAGATTCTTATAAAAGCTAGTAAAAGAGAATACAAAATAAAAGAAGTTCCAATAACTGTATTGTATGATGGTGATACATCAACTCACCATCCAGTTTCACATGGGATATCAGTAATACTTAGTACGATGAAATTTGTATCCATAGAGCATCCTCTAAAATTTTATGGAATTCCTGGATTGATTTTCTTGACAATTGGTTTATTCTTTATAGTATGGACTCTTGAGGAATTTACATTAACACGTCAGGTTTGGACCAATATTTCATTAATAGGTATAGGTTCCATAATATTGGGTACAATGTTAACAATGACTTCAATAATGCTTTACTCCTTGATAAATGTCGTAAGAGAACGTCGTAGTGACTAA